The Pempheris klunzingeri isolate RE-2024b chromosome 15, fPemKlu1.hap1, whole genome shotgun sequence genome contains the following window.
aaaaaaaaaaaatcatttacaTTCAGACTTTGGCAGCTGAGGCTCACTGCTGCTCCCTATTCATGTGCTGTACATACAGACTGTGCCTCTTCTCAAGGCTCATCTCATAACATCATTCATCGAAGGAGCCACAGAGTTAATCTCCACTGTGATGAAAGTGAAGCAATGTGCTTCTGTCCTTGTGAGTCATGTTTCCTTGGAGAACAAAAGTAAACCAGGTTTTATGAAATTAATGTGAGCTGAATGTGAGTTTTTCTCACGTACTTTGAGAAAATCAAAGTCAGACCTTGAGATTGAGGACAATGTATGACAGTGTTTGTCctttcaaatgaaatacattgtaCTTTGATGTTGTAACAGCAACAGAAATGCAGGATAAAATACAAGGCATGAAAACACTAAGCAATGCAAGAGAAATATACTGGAAGTGAAATTACCAGAATTAcagtataaaatattaatgtgtATGTAACATGCTGCCTTTTCTTATCAAGTACAGACCTGAAAACAGACATGCCAGTTAGTTATTTTGCCCAGAGCTACAGAAACCAGAAATTTCCACCATGATAGACTGATAGATCCATTATCATTTAAtgataatgtaaatataataaatgtaaatataatagattaccacaaaccacacacacacctggttaTACATTTCTCAAGTTCAGTAATCCGTCCCTGTTTCTAGATTTTTAATCTCAATTGAAAATgttctggttaaataaaagttAGATAAAAATTTGTTGTACTCTTTTTGAGACTTCTTTTATTAAGAGCTAGTTAGTTCTACCATATCTTCTCCACATTAGCTGATGCTGATCCTTTTATCAGTGAAATACAGAAATTTGAATGAAAGGCTTGTTGAGGATGCAGACTAAGTAAATGGGAATCATCTCAAGTACAGaagtacaaatgtgtgtgtgttgtgattttgTGAAGCATTATAAAGAGTTTCAGATTTTGAAAGTAGAGTCATTTTCTGATATTGTACTTATAGTGAGAAATAATCATCTTTTTGggccacattttttttatttctctcttggttatataataatacagttcaatgttatttattgtttttatttttgacgCATCTCATattttctctgtatgtgtgtcatttATTAGTAATGTCccatgttgtttgtgtgtgatcaTGGACACGATCACGATTAGTAAAAGAAGTGAATCCTTTTTTAAGGTTAGATTAGTCAGGGTTAGACTTTTCATTATGTCAGCGAGGGTGTAGAGGTATAAACATGGGCGCGCATTGGCTGGGATGCTTAGCACAAAATCTGTTGTGTTAGCTATTATAACATTGAACCTGCTCTGGGTGACTAATTCAAATGATTCAGGcctttaaaatgtcaacagaATCAGTGTTTTGAGAGactttaaaagtgaaaagacAGGACAGCTTTGAACAGAAAAGCTGCATAACATTTCACAACTTAATAAATTCTTATCTCCCTATTGAAATGAAAGCTAAAGCACATGCCCTTTTTCGACCCATTGCTCTGACTGCCAGCCTCAACCTGAAGCTGCAGCCTTGGAAGCTCGTCTCTCCCTGCAGCAAAATGGGGAGAGCTATTTTGCCGTGCAGCAGTGCTTATGTTTATATGGACGCCACAGATATACCAAGAGTTTGCCCCACTCCGTTCTGGCATGTGGCCAAGGGGGTTTTATGATTAAAACCAGATTGTGCTTGCCCAACTCGGAGAGGCCAGAAAAACAGATTGCAGTTACGCATACTCTGCACAAGAGGGAAGTACAGAAACGTCTGTCGTCTGCAGCATCTGTAGAGGTGGACTTTTTGGAGGACTCCTTAACTGTATGTATCTGCTGTTTAATCTTCCCCTATGCTGGAGGGACGTTTTCACAGATGTCATCTTGTTATTAAGTCTGCTTCCACTTTCCAGTCAGTGATGATACATCCAACTGTGGCATGAGAAGAAAGGATTAGGTCCTCTTCATCAACCCCTAGCAGTAAATTATGCCAATTGTGAGTCAAAGCTATGGTCTTCCTGTAAATATAATGACGCCTCTTTTGTGTCACATGATTGGAGTCAAGCGGCTGTGGGGTCTTCCTTTGCCAAAAACCACTGAGCTCCTGCCAACTCTCAGTTCCCTCGAAGTGGTGACTAAGTTACACTGCAAAAAAACGTCTGTCTTAAGATTTTATTCTGCTGTCTGCTTTCAGATTCAACTGATTAAAGTGATAAAAAATGTCTAAATCAGAAGAATTTTTAAGCAGCTTAACTAAAACCTATTGTATTTTGAGAGTTGTGTTTTAATATGTGTAATAACCAAAGACCAATCTTGTTTTGTAAGATCGGAAATTGCTCAAATCTACAAAAAAGATTTTCAGCATGTGAAATTTTCTCAGCCATCTGGCGGATTATGACCACACGTGTATCCAAAGTGAAGAATAAACATTCATTTCTCATTCCACTTGCCAAGACAGATGCATTTTGCAGTGTAGTGAAGACTGGGAAATCATGTGACATCAACAAAAGCAGACACGTTACACCCCCTCCGCcgcccacacacagacatcacacagacacacacacacacacatcaaacacacacataaaccctGTTTTGTAACAGGGAGGAACACTGCAATTCATTTACTGACTTTGAAAACTACGCTGCCAGTAAACACAGCAGACGTCATCAGCTGCTGAAGGAAACATCAACACTGTAAAGGAACAGAGAGTAAAAGGTCCTCCTGTATCTGAGCTTACCATGAGTTGTTCCCCTGCCTGGTCCCGCTCTGACCTCCACTCGCTGCAGCAGGGTCTCATGTTTCAGGCCCCCATGGCACTGGGGCAGACCACCCCCCTCCTTCACACCATGCTGGAGCTCTGGCGGCCTCTCCCAGGGTAGGCGGAGGTCCTCACGGGCTTGGGAGGTGGGTGCGAACCCTTCCCACATCGCCCGTTTTGAGGGTACAGAGGAGGCTTCTGAGTTCTTGAACTGGAAGTGCTGTTACCAATGATGATCTTAGGGTCTAGGCTGTGTGGGTGGGGCTCAGGATGAGTTTGGCCATTGTGGTTGGAGTCTTTAGGGGGACACAGGTGAGGTAGGTGGCCGTTCATACCTGGCTTTTCGTGGTTGATGTCCTTACTGAGGCTGGGTGGGGTGAAGCAGCTGGTTTTGACGACCGATGCCACGTGAACGGGGGAGGGAGAGTTAGTTCTTAAGATGATGCGGTCTTCATCGATGTGTTGTGACACCTGGACTGGAGCAGGCTTGTGATTGGGCACCAGGGCCAACTTGAGGTCACCTGGATGAACTGAGCCATGAAAGTTATTGGACGAGCCCTGAGTGATGCAGGGCGCCTCCCCACCAACGTCGATATTGGCTGTGAGACGATCGATCTGCTGAACCACCTGAGTGACAATAAAGAGAGTTGGTGCTTGTCCAAAGCAACTGTACTACAGTCCAGAGGGAAATACTGGACTTTTTACTCCACAGATTAAGACGTTATATGAAACTAATGTTTGAAATGcttataaaaaacaataaattattaaaaaattcaACAAGAAGTTCTGAGGTGAAACTCAAttcaaaaaaagcaaaaaatagaaaatataaaaggaagaaaaacagatttatgcAGCAGAatttagtttttcatctttcctctcccattaatcatctcataaCCCCTctgatttatcttgtgaccctttGCAGGCATCCTGACCCCCTGGTTAGGAGCTCATATATTGTTGTATATCAGTAGCAGTGGCCATTTTTCATCAATGAGTATTTAAATTTATACTCATACACTAAGTACAGTTATCTAAAAATATGTCTGTACCTTTACATAAGTTGGATTTACATGCAGGACATTTACAGTGAGGGATTGGTATGTATACCATCTTCCACCACTGCCAGACTGTATTTATAATCACAGGTTTTGTTTCTGACTGCGCTAAAACTGAACAACAACTCAGCCAATCACTCTAATCACAGCTGTTTTATCGTCACGTCTTTTTGTTGTCAAGAGTCTTAGTTCATAATCAaggaggggttttttttttattcgtTATGTTGTGTCAGTACAGCGACAGCCCTTGCACTGATGCATTCAGCTATGAATCAAGGCTATTTTACAGCTGCATGCAAAATGGATACTGTAAGAGCAAGGCATAATTTAGTAACAGTCACAAGCTAGGCTTTTTAATGTGCTAGCCGGAGCGCTGCCAATTTCGGCAGCGTTCTGCAAAAGGTCAGTGCAAATTGTTCTCCATCACCACTCCAGTAAGAGATGATGACTGAGTCACAAACAATGCAGGCagaatgctcacacacacacacacacacacacagcgataTGGTCCCGTGAACATGCACCCACAGATAACACGACCTGTGTCAAAGTGAGCCGAGCTTtgtgttcatcattttaaatcacaCATTATCCACAGGAGCATCGATAAAAGGCTGCACCTGACACAGACCTCCATCTTTAGACACCTGATGTACACATAAAGAATAAACAACTTTAATAATAGACCGTCCTACCTCTTTCATCTCCACGTGAACTTGCTTCAAACCCCCCAACACATCCTCCAGATCTGTCACCACTTGTCTGATTTGATCCCTCACCAAATCTTGCCTCCTCTTCTGCTTCACCACCTCCGAACTCTGCTGCTGGTGGCCGTTGTTGGTTGTCGGTTTTGAGGGCTCTGGGCTGGTGATGCCAGAGGGGGGGGCGCAGGACCCCTTCTGTCTGCTTTGGCTTAAGTGTTTTTGTGGGACTTCAGTAGGGAAGAAACCTTTGTGAGAGCCATCGCGTCTACTACAGCGCTCCTCTGATCCACCCTTCAGTCTCCCCCGGTCCTGATCTTTatctctttcctcccctccctcaaaGAACACAGGCCTCGGTCCACAGTGGCCATTCGGCATGTAGAAATTACCCAGATGGTGATTGTGTGGCTCCAAGTGGTAGTTCTCGTGGGTGCATCCCCAaccttcctcctcatccacgGACACGTACCTGACAGTCCTCCTGTGTCTGTacccttgacctttgacctgaaGATGAGGGAGAGGATGTGGTATCCCAGCGTTAAAGGGGTGTGCCGTGGTGTCGCCGTGCACCACACAGCTACACTGTTCTCTGACAGACGGGTAGTGTCTCACCCCAGCCTCCAGCGGGTAGCTCCACTGGGCAGGGTTCAACTCCCAGGGGCAAACTTGGCTTAAGTCATCTGACTGGCTGTAAGGGCCCGGCCCTGCGAACACAGGCCTCCTCTGTGGGCTGCGATGACCGCTTCTCTCAACTCTGTCCACTACGAAAGTTCTCCCTCCCACGTCTTTAACCCGTGGAGCCTGAATGTCTCTCCTGCAGTCCAGAGATGGGTGGTCTGCCTGTCTGGCGGATGCTGGTTGGTATCCCAGACCACTGTGATGGCCGCACGGCTGCTCATAGTGGACGCAGTGCTGGCAGGGGCAGTGGGTGGAGGTGTTGATGTGCTGAAGAAATCGGTGGTGTCCCGTTGTTTGTGCGCCTTCTGTGTACATGTCCAAAGAAGTCCAGAGGATTGTGTGGAAAACGCCTTAGAAAACAACTGGTTTCCTTCCGTCCCTGCTCTCTCTAGCCCAGTCATTCACTCGCTCTGTTTTCCTCATCTGCGTCTTCCCACAAGAAAACTTTTCTtgagctccttttttttctccctacCCAAGACTTCTCCCTCCccttccttcctgtctgttgtttcccctcttcttctctcctgtaGTTGTTAATCTCTGCGCCTGTTCTTTCCCCCGGACCCTCTGTCTCCTACTTCCCCTAACTTTGTCTCtactccttcttcttcctcacccTGTAGCCCTCTCTCCTACACAGGgcccctctccacctccctccctcactgtctctctttctaCCTCTCCCGCCTCGTTGTTCTGTCTCATTTGCTGCTGCAAGCtgctagtctctctctctctctctctctctctctctctggctctgtaTTTCCCGTTTCCTCCCCTCCCCACTCccgctctcctctctttctccacctctTACTCCGTCTCTTGCCTCTGGTATATTCTCTCACATAGTCGGCTGTACCTGAATTTATGAATTCCTTCTTTCCCTTCCACCTAAAATCCGGCCGCCTTGTGAGGCTCCTCCAGCAAAGGACTCCATATGGgtttctgtctttcagagaGTGCGTGAAAGAGTCCCAGCTCCGGTGCTGAGCTCATTAGTCCAACTAAAGCCTTTGCACTCTGCAATTAAATGCTGCCTGGGATTCCTTGGCCGAagactgagagaggaggggaggggaggagagaagcaCTGGGGGAGGTGGGGTTTCTAACATACACAGACGAGGGAGTAGACAGCACTCTGAGTCAAGGAGACAGAGCCACTGCCTTTGTACAAGGGGAACGTTTTTTCACTGTTCTATATCTCCTTTCTTCAACCTCTCCCACTCCTTCCCTTCTTTGTCCCTTGCCAGCCCTGTCATTCCCACTCTATCACTGTCTCGGTTCAAGTGATTTCACCTCAACAGTTGAGCCAAACTTCACTCTGCTGAGCCAAGCACAGACATTATAGTAGCACTATATAGAAGAAGTCCACACCCTTTTTCCTCTCAAGTCCATACAATAGTACTTAAATGCCACTCAAACAACACACTGTCAGAAAAGTTCAATCGTGTATGAAAGGGATGTTAAATTCTTCCTGCGCTCCATTATAAATCAATCTCTGCTGACTATAGAAAACCATAATCTCTGGATAAATGGAACAAAATAACTCCTTCAGACAAAATTAGAAAAGCAGGATAAGCAATGAAGAGCTCTCCCTCTCCAAAATAGCATAACGCGCCAGTTTGTGGCTCTTAATCCACAGCGACTGAGGACAGCAAGGCgtttattttcaaagaaaataacagaagcTTTGAAAACAATgggctgtgaaaaaaaaaaaaaaacaggaggacaAGGATATTCGCATCTGTAGGCACATTCACATTGACACTAAAGTAAGCAAGGTCGAAAATAAGTAGTTAGAAAGACCTTGTTACTGTAATTTAGTAGCTGCGATATGGATAACTTCCTCTATGGTGATTGTGATATATATCAGTATATAACAGTATTTttgaaaatcaaacattatcaACTTATAAAGTCATGCTTGTAAACGGTAGcttgtttaaacattttcacactgttttggtctccaccaacttctgagggaaatatccAGCTGGatctgctaaatgctccattcTGTTCATCACCAagttgctaactgtgtctgtctgctgtttggtgctgagttTGTACTGTGTTTTTAGAGCCTGACGTTATGAGGGCTGTGAGAGCGAAGCAAAACAGTGAAGTCAGCGTAAGATGCTAAAACTCTCTGTAGAGCTGAAGAGAACTACAAAGAGCGACCCCTTTCATGTACAAGAGGTCACATGATTTATTGTTAATATCCACACAGGAATGTCCAAACAGCAAGTTAAATACCTGAAAAATCGAAGTAAAAATCATTACATTACTgcaaaaaacagtcaaaaattAGTTACAATCTCTGATCTCTTATTTTGTCTCATGGAATACAAAATATCGTCACATCGCCCACAGCTAATGTGCAATAGTCTTATATTATAAGCTCAGTCTCCATATATTTTGATTGCTATTACACACATTTTGCAGTCTCTCAGTAAGCACAGACTGTGAAACTGAGCCTATTGTAAAATGGCCAGAGGATGAACCACCCGCCGTAAACATTCAGTCAGCCGGGAAACAAGAGCAATCTGGcctcactttatttatttatttctaagaGTGTCCTTTCAACCTCTTTGGAATTGCATCATTGTTCACTTTTGAAAACTCATTTTTTGCTTTCCTTGACTTAAGCAAAATATTAGCAAAGTTGCAATATTTACACCTGAGTAGGACATTTTGGTGTGTTCCCCTCCCCTGAATATAATCACTGCactccagctctgtctgtctcatacatatgcatatatacaaCGCAGACAGCAAGACAGGAAGATGAGACAGTTGATCGGAGGAGACAGAGCAACAACTCAACCTGTCATCGTGATCTGAGTATTTCTCAGTCGGGGATCCTCAGGCAGGTCCTTGTCTACAAACTACTAAAGGAAAATCAAAGCCTGTAGTTGTCATACTGTCTGCACCAAtacatgcatactgtatataagtGCAGTATGCGTGTCTCTTGCCTCAGAAAGTTCCCAGCTTGTGCAGTTGTTACATCACACTGTTTTGTGTTGGCCTGCTCACCTCCCGCTTGGCTGCACGACTGGAGGGCAcccacaaagaagaaaatgggAGCCATACTTCATTACTCTGCCACTCTGCACTCTCCTGTCCTCGCCACGGTCAAGATGACCTAATTAGCACATATGGATACCACTAAATGAGTCTATAACAAGAAGTCAATATGGTGTCGGGGATATGTCAGATGGCGTGTGGCCTATTTACCCTCCTGCAGATGCACGGGCCCAGATATTTACTGATGCAGACTCAAGTGTCCCACATCACACAGTATGTCAATTGTAATGCACTGGTTTGTGAGAGATACTGTTGGTGATATGATTAATGTTTTGTCTGCGGTATGACCATAGTGTAGAGGCTCATTAAAGCTGGATTAGGCAGTTTATTCTTGGGAAAATAATCCATAATAACCTTTCAGGATTTTTGTAATTCAAGTGTtctgagagaaaaatgagactTCTGCTCGTCCTCTCGACTTCGTTTTCAGGTTTTTGAAAATGTCGCCAGAGATGGGAGATTTTGTCTGATTACAGGtcctttcagacagacagagcgtTGCTATTGGctgctctgcaaacacagatgtGCGTGCATGTCCCCTCAGACACCGGTGAAATCCTGAATTGAATGGCAAACTATCCTGCAGAAAAAGCTCTATAACACCTCTTATGATTCATCTATAGCTTCTGTATGTAGAGTTATCATGAAAACAGGCACCGTGTGGCTATAttgaatgttgctaatagtttagccttctgctaactgTAACATTAGCCAAAGGCTGGTGAACATGACTAATTCCGGTTCATGATTATGTAGCTAACACTAACTAACGTAAGAGCCTTGATTCACAGCATCTCATCTCAAAGGATTTTACAGGTTTACGgttgcaaagaaaacagaacagaaattcAGTATAGCAGCTTTGGGATCACAAACACAATCGGGACGATTGAGGCTGCAAACTTAATTGTCCTGCATGTATGAGGTGCTGCACATGCCTGTGCTTATCTGCTGGGAGGAGTTTTGCACAGAGGGggaagagctgcaggaggaggactgtatttttttcatttttctgtgtctgtgaactgtaaaatgccaaaaataaatacagtgtatTGTTTATAGTGTTTTTACCTCTTGGGGTAAAGACAGGGACAATGTTGCCAGAAcagattgtgtttttatatgacTCAGTGTGTAAAACAGGTAAAGTTTCCTCAGTGGCCACCCGTGTAGTATCATCTGAAGGTTTTTGACACTGTTACAAAAATTTGGAGTTTTGCTTCTAACACCCAAACTATACTTTTGCAGTTTCTCAATTTGagtacatgtttttttctgtataacCCTTTATTCCAATTAACAAAATAAGCCAAACATACAAGAACtcaataaaacagtgaaaatatatatatatatatttaaatctgGAAGTATCTGTTCTActaacaatataaaatatatattcagaTGCAACACCAAAATCTAAACCAAGTACAGTACATCCAAAATACAAACTTGTCAGGAAGTTTTTAGATTAAGTTTCATGGAGTCAGAGTCTTAAAGTGGAGTTGTGAGGTTTtgacagtgatgtg
Protein-coding sequences here:
- the LOC139214157 gene encoding uncharacterized protein yields the protein MYTEGAQTTGHHRFLQHINTSTHCPCQHCVHYEQPCGHHSGLGYQPASARQADHPSLDCRRDIQAPRVKDVGGRTFVVDRVERSGHRSPQRRPVFAGPGPYSQSDDLSQVCPWELNPAQWSYPLEAGVRHYPSVREQCSCVVHGDTTAHPFNAGIPHPLPHLQVKGQGYRHRRTVRYVSVDEEEGWGCTHENYHLEPHNHHLGNFYMPNGHCGPRPVFFEGGEERDKDQDRGRLKGGSEERCSRRDGSHKGFFPTEVPQKHLSQSRQKGSCAPPSGITSPEPSKPTTNNGHQQQSSEVVKQKRRQDLVRDQIRQVVTDLEDVLGGLKQVHVEMKEVVQQIDRLTANIDVGGEAPCITQGSSNNFHGSVHPGDLKLALVPNHKPAPVQVSQHIDEDRIILRTNSPSPVHVASVVKTSCFTPPSLSKDINHEKPGMNGHLPHLCPPKDSNHNGQTHPEPHPHSLDPKIIIGNSTSSSRTQKPPLYPQNGRCGKGSHPPPKPVRTSAYPGRGRQSSSMV